In a genomic window of Phaeodactylum tricornutum CCAP 1055/1 chromosome 6, whole genome shotgun sequence:
- a CDS encoding predicted protein, which translates to MLLPRLSRCLWSVRASPVFVLFILLTLWTFVFRAVLPLVGDIDTVIPGTTDRINSRTPAQRNATLVLKLPTPIIVVGYPKSGTTSVWDFFSCSGLRTQHYCCCGDTHDHPPCSSNSMAHCILKNIAARKENVLEGCGDYDVYAQIDGERPTFDRGDKIRGLLLENGTIDEWDQRTVEGRNELFKHFLPQHFHLPILHRSAPNATYILPLRDPIVWANSVFDWFHMRGRVVNEYRLFNSSLERPGKNGARAFLARIYIEHTDSIKRFVQLHPSHALVEFNITDPNAGQILADAFGLGEGCWRHRNKVGERANRLKSRSISNWL; encoded by the coding sequence ATGCTGCTCCCTCGGTTATCCAGATGTCTATGGTCTGTTCGCGCTTCTCCAGTCTTCGTTCTTTTTATCCTTCTGACTTTGTGGACTTTTGTATTCCGCGCTGTGCTTCCTTTGGTGGGAGACATCGATACAGTCATTCCAGGCACTACCGATCGTATAAATTCCAGAACACCAGCACAAAGAAACGCAACATTGGTACTCAAACTACCAACACCAATTATTGTCGTTGGATATCCGAAAAGTGGAACTACCTCCGTGTGGGATTTCTTCTCGTGTTCTGGATTACGAACTCAGCACTATTGTTGCTGTGGTGACACCCACGACCATCCACCTTGCTCATCCAATTCGATGGCCCATTGCATACTGAAAAACATTGCAGCAAGGAAGGAGAATGTTTTGGAAGGGTGCGGCGACTATGACGTGTACGCTCAAATAGATGGGGAGAGACCAACTTTTGACCGCGGCGACAAAATACGAGGCTTGCTACTAGAAAATGGGACTATCGACGAATGGGACCAGCGTACTGTTGAAGGACGCAACGAGCTTTTCAAACATTTTTTGCCGCAGCACTTTCATCTGCCGATCTTGCACCGATCTGCACCGAATGCTACCTACATACTACCACTGCGGGATCCTATTGTCTGGGCCAACTCTGTGTTTGACTGGTTTCATATGAGAGGTAGAGTGGTCAATGAATATCGATTATTCAATTCTTCACTAGAGCGACCGGGAAAGAACGGGGCCAGAGCCTTTTTAGCTCGAATCTACATTGAGCACACGGACTCCATCAAACGATTTGTGCAACTCCATCCGTCGCACGCCCTCGTGGAGTTTAACATTACTGATCCCAATGCTGGGCAAATCTTGGCAGATGCGTTCGGTTTAGGAGAAGGATGTTGGAGACACCGCAATAAAGTTGGGGAAAGAGCGAACAGGCTAAAGTCGAGGTCAATCTCGAATTGGTTGTAG
- a CDS encoding predicted protein encodes MPRKSCFGFVESDEEMSRSIALQSGYFDASVLDEKPSSRIYNDDTSMYYFPHDKPPGYTNYPSVTRNESRDQELYCDCRMRLRSAEEAREAMEPGPEISALRTCWSGSMDSISRSIKKMHIKQHLTVNAESTAQMETAAMGINIRQHSVCSSYEHFPDGMTNCRNQEHATLKAQGILNLRQRQHKWTNTSKTSLCKRIVDAHIFKSARTIKKNDEEMEISFEAMENDSYRV; translated from the coding sequence atgCCGCGAAAGTCCTGTTTCGGCTTCGTtgaaagcgacgaagaaatgaGTCGAAGTATCGCGTTGCAGAGTGGATATTTCGACGCTTCTGTCCTCGATGAAAAACCTTCGTCTAGAATCTATAATGACGATACGTCCATGTATTATTTCCCTCACGATAAACCCCCTGGCTACACCAACTACCCATCGGTTACCCGCAATGAGAGTCGCGACCAAGAGTTATATTGTGACTGCAGGATGCGGCTGCGTTCTGCGGAAGAAGCTAGAGAAGCAATGGAACCTGGGCCAGAAATCTCCGCGCTTCGGACGTGTTGGAGTGGCTCCATGGATTCCATATCTCGTAGTATCAAGAAGATGCATATCAAACAGCACTTGACGGTGAATGCTGAAAGCACTGCACAAATGGAGACTGCGGCTATGGGTATCAATATCAGACAACATTCAGTTTGTTCGTCCTACGAGCACTTTCCGGACGGAATGACGAATTGTAGGAACCAAGAACATGCAACACTGAAAGCACAAGGAATTTTGAACTTGCGACAGCGTCAGCATAAGTGGACGAACACTAGCAAGACCAGCCTCTGCAAAAGGATCGTCGATGCACATATTTTCAAATCGGCCAGAACGATAAAGAAAAACGACGAGGAAATGGAGATCAGCTTTGAGGCTATGGAAAACGATTCGTATAGGGTCTAA